From a single Chitinophaga sp. Cy-1792 genomic region:
- a CDS encoding SusC/RagA family TonB-linked outer membrane protein produces MLLLLVGVGIQASAQKATTVNDALKAITKEFKADFVYDPQVVKNKTTNYNLNFSGKSLEDVLKGVLYPNGLVFLYVKPNYYTIVEKDRLGEYQNPSTKVDDDNAKISSQSNEKVKVTGIITDESGQRIPNVGVVEKGTTNAVMSKEDGSYTITVSNANAVLTFTSIGYTPVTETVGGRNNIQIKLQESTKQLGEVVVTALGVKREEKALGYAVQTVKGSNMQTVKGVDLGTSLTGQVAGLVVKNSTEFNGQPALEMRGETPLLVIDGVPYGNMTLRDVPTDDIESINMLKGSTAAALYGARGSAGAIMISTKRGKEDRLSVDVNSNTMFTLGYLAIPKTQTSYGHGLGGKINTDYVWGPKLDIGQTAVQWNPITKQNEEMPLVSSGKDNLKNFMQTGLITNNSIAVTKGGKNGFFRAGVNHVYNKGQFPNQKLNILNYTMSGELKAGDKFSLESHMGYTRTEAPQLWGGGYGTQGYIYQILMWTGADYDIRQYKDYWVTPNTKQNWLYNAWYDNPWLIANEKLRSTEQNKLNASLTMNYAFSKDLKLMFRNGYDYFKNEDGIRNPAGIFSTNGATFNTIPGSTTMGNTFNFAFSGKGLYGMDETWGNSINSDLILTYNKQIKKFNIDALGGGSLFYFKNREFGAQTRNGLAVPGWYSLANAVASTTAGVDAIKNNYGTWSKQTNSIYGKVTASYNNFAYVDFTGRNDWSSTQPASQRSYFYPSVAASVVMSEFIKMPEWVDLWKVRGSWTITKTPLDIYANNLSYTINNSWGNSSASTPDNLAGASLLPTTTRTWEFGTAGYLFGKRLHVDAAYYTKLYYNQQLKQTLAPSSGYASTLINTGETYARRGIELTLDGTVMTGKHFQWNSMINFASQHRYYVDIDPVYSAKNPWTVAGGRYDVFANTGMADRDPDGNVIHQNGKPLMSKYSKQFGYSDPNFTFGFVNNFNIYNFNVTISIDGRIGGVMYDYIYAKMFDTGSNPETDNQYRYDEVVKGLKNYIGKGVKVISGEVTYDNFGRITKDTRQYAPNDVQVSYQDYMQTWGNSYEVGVMSKSFVKLREVSIAYPLPKAWFGKSGIKNASVAVTGQNLLLLTKFKFADPDIDTENMNSPAQRMVGVNIKVGF; encoded by the coding sequence GTGCTACTTTTACTTGTCGGTGTCGGCATTCAGGCCAGCGCCCAGAAGGCGACTACGGTAAATGACGCTTTGAAAGCAATTACAAAAGAATTCAAAGCTGATTTTGTGTACGACCCACAGGTAGTAAAAAACAAAACTACCAACTACAATCTAAACTTCTCCGGTAAATCCCTGGAAGATGTGCTCAAAGGCGTCCTGTATCCTAATGGACTCGTATTCCTCTACGTTAAACCGAATTATTACACCATCGTCGAAAAAGACAGATTAGGTGAATATCAAAACCCATCTACAAAAGTAGATGATGACAATGCTAAAATATCCAGCCAGAGCAACGAAAAGGTGAAAGTAACCGGTATCATTACCGACGAATCCGGACAACGCATTCCTAATGTTGGCGTGGTGGAAAAAGGTACTACCAACGCTGTTATGAGCAAGGAAGATGGTAGCTATACCATCACTGTTTCTAACGCAAACGCTGTACTGACCTTCACTTCTATCGGATATACACCAGTAACGGAAACCGTTGGTGGTCGTAACAACATCCAGATCAAACTGCAGGAATCTACCAAACAATTAGGTGAGGTTGTTGTAACGGCACTGGGTGTGAAACGTGAAGAGAAAGCACTGGGTTATGCGGTGCAAACCGTTAAAGGCAGCAACATGCAAACCGTTAAGGGTGTGGACCTCGGTACCTCCCTGACAGGTCAGGTGGCTGGTCTGGTAGTGAAGAACTCTACTGAGTTCAACGGCCAGCCTGCACTGGAAATGCGCGGAGAAACCCCACTGCTCGTAATCGACGGAGTTCCTTATGGCAACATGACCCTCCGCGATGTACCTACTGATGATATCGAAAGCATCAACATGCTGAAAGGTTCTACCGCAGCGGCATTATACGGTGCACGCGGTTCTGCCGGCGCTATCATGATCTCTACCAAACGTGGTAAAGAAGATCGCCTCTCCGTTGATGTAAACAGCAATACCATGTTCACACTGGGATACCTCGCTATCCCTAAAACCCAGACTTCCTACGGTCACGGTCTCGGTGGTAAAATCAATACAGACTACGTTTGGGGACCTAAATTGGATATTGGCCAGACTGCTGTTCAATGGAACCCTATCACTAAACAAAACGAGGAAATGCCCCTGGTGTCAAGTGGTAAGGATAACCTGAAAAACTTCATGCAAACAGGCCTGATCACCAATAACAGCATTGCTGTTACCAAAGGTGGTAAGAACGGTTTCTTCAGAGCAGGTGTAAACCATGTATATAATAAAGGCCAGTTCCCTAACCAGAAACTGAATATCCTCAACTATACCATGAGCGGCGAACTGAAAGCTGGTGATAAATTCAGCCTGGAAAGCCACATGGGATATACCCGCACCGAAGCACCACAGCTGTGGGGCGGTGGTTACGGGACCCAGGGCTATATCTATCAGATCCTCATGTGGACCGGTGCCGACTATGATATCAGACAATATAAAGATTACTGGGTTACTCCAAACACCAAACAGAACTGGTTATACAACGCATGGTATGACAACCCATGGCTGATTGCCAACGAAAAACTGAGAAGCACGGAGCAGAATAAACTGAATGCCAGTCTGACCATGAACTACGCGTTCTCTAAAGATCTGAAACTGATGTTCAGAAATGGTTACGATTACTTCAAAAATGAAGATGGCATCAGAAACCCTGCAGGCATCTTCTCTACCAACGGTGCGACTTTCAATACCATCCCTGGTTCTACTACCATGGGTAATACCTTCAACTTCGCCTTCAGCGGTAAAGGTTTATATGGTATGGATGAAACCTGGGGTAACAGTATCAACAGTGACCTGATCTTAACCTATAACAAACAGATTAAGAAATTTAATATCGACGCGTTAGGTGGCGGATCCCTTTTCTACTTTAAAAACAGGGAATTCGGCGCACAAACCAGAAACGGTCTGGCTGTTCCGGGATGGTATTCTCTTGCTAATGCCGTGGCTTCAACTACTGCCGGTGTAGATGCTATCAAAAACAACTATGGTACCTGGTCTAAGCAAACCAACAGTATCTACGGAAAAGTAACTGCATCGTATAACAACTTTGCATATGTGGACTTCACCGGAAGAAACGACTGGAGCTCTACCCAGCCTGCTAGTCAGCGCTCTTATTTCTATCCTTCCGTTGCAGCTTCTGTTGTAATGTCTGAATTTATTAAAATGCCGGAGTGGGTGGACCTGTGGAAAGTAAGAGGTTCATGGACCATCACTAAAACTCCGCTGGATATCTACGCGAATAATCTCTCCTATACAATAAATAATTCATGGGGAAATTCAAGTGCTTCTACGCCTGATAACCTCGCAGGTGCTTCCCTGCTGCCTACCACCACCCGTACCTGGGAATTTGGTACCGCAGGTTACCTGTTCGGTAAAAGACTCCATGTGGATGCGGCCTACTATACCAAACTGTATTACAACCAGCAGCTGAAACAAACACTGGCGCCTTCTTCCGGTTACGCAAGTACCCTGATCAATACGGGTGAAACCTACGCACGTCGTGGTATTGAGCTAACCCTGGATGGTACCGTAATGACCGGAAAGCACTTCCAGTGGAACTCCATGATCAACTTTGCATCACAGCACAGATATTATGTTGATATCGACCCTGTGTATTCCGCAAAGAATCCATGGACGGTTGCAGGTGGCCGCTATGATGTATTTGCAAATACCGGCATGGCAGACAGAGACCCTGATGGAAATGTGATCCACCAGAACGGTAAGCCATTGATGAGCAAATACAGCAAACAATTTGGTTACTCCGACCCTAATTTCACTTTCGGTTTCGTGAACAACTTCAATATCTACAACTTCAATGTAACCATTAGCATCGACGGCCGTATCGGTGGTGTGATGTATGACTACATCTATGCTAAGATGTTTGATACCGGTTCTAATCCTGAAACAGATAACCAATACCGCTACGACGAAGTAGTGAAAGGACTGAAAAACTATATTGGTAAAGGTGTGAAAGTAATCAGCGGTGAAGTAACCTACGATAACTTCGGCCGTATCACTAAAGATACCCGTCAGTATGCGCCAAACGATGTTCAGGTAAGCTACCAGGATTATATGCAGACATGGGGTAACTCTTACGAAGTTGGTGTGATGAGCAAAAGCTTCGTTAAGCTGAGAGAAGTATCTATCGCTTATCCACTGCCTAAAGCATGGTTTGGTAAATCAGGTATTAAAAATGCATCTGTTGCAGTTACCGGCCAAAACCTGCTGCTGCTGACCAAATTTAAATTCGCTGACCCGGATATTGATACTGAAAATATGAACTCCCCTGCGCAACGTATGGTAGGTGTGAACATAAAAGTAGGTTTCTAG
- a CDS encoding SusD/RagB family nutrient-binding outer membrane lipoprotein — MNKHISKISIITALAAGIGLSSCTKKFDQINTNPDKPSTASSAWLATNILTSVTSKDIASATDFRQPFTLGKYICWTEQASAYQYNKFDRVSFNRLLVLRDITAMVNNTAAGDLKNSYNGFGHFIRAWQFFQTTMQVGDIPYSQAVQGSTGVIKAKYDTQKEVFIGILKELDQADSLLAKGVDFSGDFIYSGSVDKWRRLANSFQLHVLMNLVKKTGDADLDVINRFKAVAQRPLMRDYTDNFAVTYQASAGYCYPWSNTAAQINSFVIYPMMSTTLVDLLKTSQDKRLFYFAEPTPAQLKAGKTMSDFDAYMGVEPSDQYTSTTDKKAAGSYCDVNKRYVEMYNAEPVGLLNYWDVQFLLAEATVRGWISGTAAETYYENGIKGHLNFLAKYAPASYAHNMAIDAAYISSFPATVALTGTTENQIQQIITQKYIAGFFQNSDFNAWYENRRTGYPVFKLNSSTNLNVPSTSFPLRWMYPTNELNYNSDNLNEAIQRQFKGNDDCSQSMWLLQ, encoded by the coding sequence ATGAACAAACATATTTCAAAAATATCTATCATCACAGCACTGGCGGCTGGTATTGGCCTCAGCAGCTGTACCAAGAAGTTTGATCAGATTAACACCAATCCGGATAAACCTTCTACCGCTTCCTCTGCATGGCTGGCTACCAATATCCTGACCTCCGTTACTTCTAAAGATATCGCTTCTGCTACCGACTTCCGTCAGCCTTTCACACTCGGCAAATATATTTGCTGGACTGAACAGGCGAGCGCTTACCAATACAATAAATTTGACAGGGTTTCTTTCAACAGATTGTTAGTATTGAGAGATATAACTGCAATGGTGAACAATACCGCGGCCGGCGATCTGAAAAATTCATATAATGGTTTTGGGCACTTTATCCGTGCATGGCAGTTCTTCCAGACCACCATGCAGGTAGGTGATATCCCTTACTCTCAGGCAGTACAGGGATCTACAGGTGTTATCAAAGCAAAATATGATACACAGAAAGAAGTGTTTATCGGCATCCTGAAAGAACTCGACCAGGCAGATTCCCTGCTGGCAAAAGGTGTTGACTTCTCCGGCGACTTCATCTACTCCGGTAGTGTGGATAAGTGGAGAAGACTCGCAAACAGCTTCCAGCTGCATGTACTGATGAACCTCGTGAAGAAAACCGGCGACGCAGACCTGGATGTTATCAACAGATTTAAAGCAGTGGCTCAGCGTCCGCTGATGAGAGACTACACCGATAACTTCGCTGTAACCTATCAGGCTTCTGCAGGTTATTGCTACCCATGGAGCAATACCGCTGCACAGATCAACTCTTTCGTGATCTATCCGATGATGTCCACCACCCTGGTCGATTTGTTGAAAACTTCGCAGGACAAACGTCTGTTCTACTTTGCAGAACCTACTCCTGCTCAGCTTAAAGCCGGTAAAACGATGTCAGACTTTGATGCCTATATGGGTGTAGAACCTTCTGATCAGTATACTTCTACTACCGACAAAAAAGCTGCCGGTAGCTACTGTGATGTGAATAAACGTTACGTAGAAATGTACAATGCAGAACCTGTTGGCTTGCTGAACTACTGGGATGTACAGTTCCTGTTGGCGGAAGCTACCGTTCGTGGCTGGATCAGCGGTACCGCCGCTGAAACCTACTACGAAAACGGTATCAAAGGCCACCTGAATTTCCTGGCGAAATATGCACCTGCATCCTATGCACATAACATGGCTATCGATGCTGCCTATATCAGCTCATTCCCTGCTACTGTTGCACTCACAGGTACTACAGAAAATCAGATCCAGCAGATCATCACCCAGAAATATATCGCCGGATTCTTCCAGAATTCCGATTTCAACGCCTGGTATGAAAACAGACGTACAGGTTACCCTGTGTTCAAACTGAACAGCAGCACCAACCTGAACGTTCCATCCACCAGCTTCCCGCTGAGATGGATGTACCCTACCAATGAACTGAATTATAACTCGGACAATTTGAACGAAGCTATTCAACGTCAGTTTAAAGGCAATGATGATTGCTCACAATCCATGTGGCTCCTCCAATAA
- a CDS encoding NUDIX domain-containing protein, giving the protein MRYINTAGLIVIENRKLMLAFSRNKGAWYLPGGKVDPGETDLEALHREIREELDIDLNKEQLQLYYYMEAPAFGEKDVLMKQHAFICQLQQTPQPTAEIAAIRFFSEAEYKLEEHQVIGVINAFRKLREDGLVD; this is encoded by the coding sequence ATGAGATATATCAACACTGCAGGACTGATAGTAATAGAAAACCGTAAGCTGATGCTGGCTTTCAGCCGTAACAAAGGTGCCTGGTACCTGCCCGGAGGTAAAGTAGACCCGGGAGAAACAGACCTCGAAGCACTGCACCGCGAAATAAGAGAAGAGTTGGATATCGATCTTAACAAGGAGCAGCTGCAGCTATATTATTACATGGAAGCCCCTGCATTCGGTGAAAAAGACGTGCTGATGAAGCAGCATGCCTTCATTTGCCAGCTACAGCAAACACCGCAACCCACCGCAGAAATTGCAGCTATCCGATTTTTCAGCGAAGCCGAATATAAACTGGAAGAACACCAGGTAATTGGTGTTATCAATGCGTTTCGTAAGCTTAGGGAAGATGGGTTGGTGGATTAA
- a CDS encoding Crp/Fnr family transcriptional regulator, whose amino-acid sequence MQQHHHCFLSRYSLPEWQAAIATNATIHKFKRGTVIFRESEEVTGFYFIHSGKVKVHKQWGEDNRDLIVKFALAGDILGHRGLGQDHFYPVTATVIEDVEACFISAEFFHTTLLVNHELAYHMVLFYASELQKAEQAMRDMVFMSAKSKMANALLKIQDIFGTDENGAIQSNLSRQEISAYAGTTYETLFKTLNEWIEEGFITVAGKAITIRDQDKLRALVQ is encoded by the coding sequence ATGCAGCAACACCACCATTGTTTCCTTTCCAGATACAGCTTACCGGAGTGGCAGGCGGCCATTGCTACGAACGCCACCATTCATAAATTCAAGCGGGGAACGGTGATTTTCAGGGAGTCGGAAGAGGTGACAGGCTTTTATTTTATCCACTCAGGGAAGGTGAAAGTCCATAAGCAATGGGGCGAAGATAACCGCGACCTGATCGTGAAGTTTGCCCTGGCGGGAGATATTTTGGGGCATCGCGGGCTCGGGCAGGATCATTTCTACCCGGTAACAGCCACTGTCATAGAAGATGTAGAGGCCTGCTTTATAAGCGCCGAATTTTTCCATACCACCCTCCTGGTAAATCATGAGCTGGCGTACCATATGGTACTTTTTTATGCTTCAGAACTGCAAAAGGCAGAGCAGGCCATGCGCGATATGGTATTTATGAGTGCCAAAAGCAAAATGGCAAATGCCCTGTTGAAAATCCAGGATATCTTCGGCACCGATGAAAATGGTGCGATCCAGAGTAACCTGAGCAGACAGGAAATTTCTGCGTACGCCGGCACCACCTATGAAACTTTATTCAAAACACTGAATGAGTGGATAGAAGAAGGCTTCATCACCGTTGCAGGGAAAGCCATTACCATACGTGACCAGGACAAACTACGGGCATTGGTGCAGTAG
- a CDS encoding chloride channel protein, which produces MKHKNMNETISIAPSLDGHAYDPEKTAMDKTISGRLFYLTIQAVVNAFIIGLIAKVLVLLINLITNISFYGKFSAAEASPAHNTLGLWVIFIPIIGSIIIGIMARLGSAAIRGHGIPEAMEQVLTNESRIKPIITILKPLSAAISIGTGGPFGAEGPIISTGGAFGSFTGQIMRISPNERKIMLTAGATSGMAAIFGTPVAAVLLAIELLLFEFSPKSIIPVAMACATGTAMHIWLFGSGPVFPMPVLQAPTAQALIWYVVGGAIIGVLAALVSKSIYAVEDLFEKLPIHWMWWPAIGAVAIGVTGYFAPYTLGVGYNNITALLGGSLPLKMVLGLCFLKFISWAISLGSGTSGGTLAPLLTIGGATGILFGMIVLHFFPESQINLPTCALIGMAAMFAGAARALLTAVIFAFEVTMQPHGLLPLLGACAASYFVSFFLMKGSIMTEKIQRRGVATPHSFEPDVLSQLPVSEAMANASQEDEQVDTAVYIYPTAKLNQAVELISAYKLPVLPVLNPDDNTLIGIVTPQTIFNAYTEFRQAGDRYQQVISIKRRRNKLLVRGKKIFNQK; this is translated from the coding sequence ATGAAGCACAAAAATATGAACGAAACAATATCCATCGCTCCTTCTCTGGATGGGCACGCCTACGACCCGGAGAAAACAGCAATGGATAAAACCATTTCCGGAAGACTCTTTTATCTGACCATACAGGCCGTGGTAAACGCCTTCATTATCGGACTCATTGCCAAGGTACTGGTATTATTAATCAATCTCATCACCAATATCTCTTTTTACGGCAAGTTTTCAGCTGCCGAAGCAAGTCCTGCCCATAACACATTGGGATTATGGGTAATATTTATACCCATCATTGGCTCCATCATAATCGGTATCATGGCAAGATTAGGCTCAGCTGCCATCCGCGGCCATGGTATCCCGGAAGCAATGGAGCAGGTACTCACCAATGAAAGCCGTATCAAGCCTATCATTACCATCCTGAAACCTTTATCCGCCGCTATTTCTATAGGTACCGGCGGTCCCTTCGGTGCGGAAGGTCCCATTATCTCTACCGGTGGTGCTTTCGGCTCATTCACCGGACAGATCATGCGCATTTCTCCCAACGAGCGTAAAATCATGCTGACGGCAGGTGCCACCTCCGGTATGGCGGCCATATTCGGTACGCCTGTAGCAGCGGTACTGCTGGCGATAGAATTATTGCTGTTCGAGTTTTCCCCTAAAAGTATTATCCCGGTTGCCATGGCATGTGCTACAGGTACGGCCATGCATATCTGGTTATTCGGCAGTGGGCCTGTGTTTCCGATGCCGGTGCTGCAAGCCCCTACGGCGCAGGCGCTGATATGGTACGTGGTGGGCGGCGCCATCATTGGCGTGCTGGCGGCACTGGTATCAAAAAGCATCTATGCAGTGGAAGACCTCTTTGAAAAACTGCCTATACACTGGATGTGGTGGCCAGCCATAGGTGCAGTAGCCATTGGTGTTACAGGCTATTTCGCGCCATACACGCTGGGAGTGGGATATAATAATATCACCGCATTGCTGGGAGGTTCACTACCCCTGAAAATGGTACTGGGGTTATGTTTCCTGAAATTTATTTCCTGGGCTATTTCCCTCGGTAGTGGTACCAGCGGTGGTACACTGGCGCCATTATTAACCATCGGCGGTGCTACGGGCATCTTATTTGGGATGATCGTCCTGCACTTCTTCCCGGAAAGTCAGATTAACCTGCCTACCTGCGCGCTGATCGGTATGGCTGCTATGTTTGCCGGCGCTGCAAGAGCCTTGCTGACAGCGGTTATTTTTGCCTTCGAAGTCACCATGCAGCCACATGGACTATTACCTTTACTGGGCGCTTGTGCTGCTTCTTACTTTGTATCCTTTTTCCTGATGAAAGGCAGTATCATGACCGAGAAAATTCAGCGTCGCGGAGTGGCTACGCCGCATTCTTTTGAACCGGATGTATTGTCGCAGCTTCCTGTGAGCGAGGCTATGGCCAATGCTTCCCAGGAAGATGAACAGGTAGATACCGCTGTTTATATCTACCCGACAGCAAAACTCAATCAGGCGGTGGAACTGATAAGCGCGTACAAACTGCCGGTATTACCCGTGCTCAATCCGGACGATAATACACTGATTGGTATTGTTACACCGCAAACTATCTTTAACGCCTATACGGAATTCAGACAGGCAGGAGATCGTTATCAGCAGGTGATTTCCATTAAGAGAAGAAGAAATAAATTACTGGTAAGAGGTAAGAAAATCTTTAATCAGAAATAA
- a CDS encoding NADPH-dependent FMN reductase, which produces MKEKISVLAISGSTRAQSSNHQLIHGITKKYADKIAVTFFDDLTTLPFFNPDIDNETPPASVTAFREAVRAADAVLICTPEYAIGVPGVLKNALDWAVSNMAFSQKPVALITAGTAGFHAHKSLLGTLLIIESSISEDMQLVISAVKTKIDTAGNITNTETSEKINKLIDATIAAVQGNSDLTFLQPPPMMQA; this is translated from the coding sequence ATGAAAGAAAAAATATCCGTACTCGCCATATCAGGCAGTACACGCGCTCAATCATCTAACCATCAGCTGATACATGGTATCACAAAAAAATATGCAGATAAGATTGCTGTTACTTTTTTTGATGATCTCACCACCTTACCTTTTTTTAATCCGGATATTGACAATGAAACGCCGCCCGCGTCGGTGACTGCTTTCAGGGAAGCTGTTCGTGCCGCAGACGCCGTACTGATCTGTACACCGGAATATGCCATCGGGGTGCCGGGCGTATTAAAAAATGCGCTGGACTGGGCGGTTTCCAATATGGCCTTCAGTCAGAAACCTGTAGCATTGATCACTGCCGGTACAGCGGGATTTCATGCGCATAAGTCGCTCCTGGGCACACTGCTGATCATTGAATCGAGCATCAGTGAAGATATGCAGTTGGTTATATCTGCCGTAAAAACGAAGATCGATACGGCGGGAAATATTACCAACACGGAAACTTCCGAAAAAATAAACAAGCTAATAGATGCCACCATAGCCGCTGTACAAGGAAACAGCGACCTTACTTTCCTGCAACCGCCACCCATGATGCAGGCCTGA
- a CDS encoding ATP-binding cassette domain-containing protein, which produces MPVHILRADSIIKNYGKRTLLRDCQLSCKTGEVVGLLGRNGCGKSTLLKIIFGTCDALNRYVSIDEEALPTPYATGKNLAYLPQEGFLPTNITVGEIIDVYLEDISAANQVKAHPRVAPHLELRRDELSGGTLRILEILLVIHLDVKFVLLDEPFNGVEPIYVDEIIGLLESYRDNKGFIITDHNYMDIIRASDKIILLSDGICRSIKDTSELEKYDYVPLGTFDQP; this is translated from the coding sequence ATGCCGGTACATATTTTAAGAGCAGATAGTATCATTAAAAACTACGGGAAACGTACATTACTCAGGGATTGTCAATTGTCATGTAAAACCGGTGAGGTAGTAGGTTTGCTGGGAAGAAACGGTTGTGGGAAATCTACTTTATTAAAAATAATTTTTGGCACCTGCGATGCACTAAACAGGTATGTAAGTATTGATGAAGAAGCACTTCCTACGCCTTATGCTACAGGAAAGAATCTGGCGTATCTGCCACAGGAAGGCTTTCTTCCCACCAATATTACGGTGGGAGAAATAATTGATGTATATCTCGAAGATATAAGTGCGGCTAACCAGGTAAAGGCACATCCCCGTGTAGCTCCTCATCTGGAACTGAGGCGGGACGAGCTTTCCGGCGGAACCCTGCGTATATTGGAAATACTCCTGGTAATACACCTGGATGTAAAGTTCGTTTTGCTGGATGAACCTTTTAACGGCGTAGAACCGATTTATGTAGATGAAATTATAGGCTTGCTAGAATCTTATCGCGACAACAAAGGATTTATTATTACAGATCATAATTATATGGATATTATCAGGGCGAGTGATAAAATTATATTGTTGTCGGATGGTATTTGCAGATCTATAAAAGATACCAGTGAGTTAGAAAAGTATGATTATGTTCCTTTAGGAACGTTTGACCAGCCTTAG
- a CDS encoding DUF4184 family protein, producing the protein MPFTISHAAIVAPLYRLPKRFASLSGLIIGSMVPDFLYFFRLNPYADDGHHFPGIIIYDLPLAILLAYAWHHWWRYPIMEYAPPFAAARIRRYRFFNWHQYFCQHFLVVICSVMVGVFSHLFLDAFTHEQGYFVQLIPFLQKHSGKQPNWYLMQYATSVAGLFILFYYFFKIPVKKPLPHITLKDTLFFWGGTAIFSFLILFINEKVHYINCKGLDYLAIILGGVMYGYIAMAAIYKLRLVKRS; encoded by the coding sequence ATGCCATTTACTATATCCCATGCGGCCATTGTGGCGCCGCTATACCGGTTACCAAAAAGATTTGCCTCCCTAAGCGGGCTGATAATAGGGAGTATGGTACCTGATTTCCTGTACTTTTTCAGATTGAACCCCTATGCTGACGATGGTCATCATTTTCCGGGGATAATAATTTATGATCTGCCACTGGCGATACTCCTCGCCTACGCCTGGCACCACTGGTGGCGATACCCCATTATGGAATATGCGCCGCCTTTTGCCGCAGCAAGAATCCGGAGATACCGCTTCTTCAACTGGCACCAGTATTTCTGTCAGCATTTCCTGGTGGTAATTTGTTCTGTCATGGTGGGCGTCTTTTCCCATCTCTTCCTCGATGCCTTTACGCATGAGCAGGGATATTTTGTGCAACTGATTCCTTTCCTGCAAAAACATTCCGGCAAACAACCTAACTGGTACCTGATGCAGTATGCAACTTCCGTTGCGGGATTATTTATACTCTTTTACTATTTCTTTAAAATTCCTGTTAAAAAACCGCTACCACATATAACGTTGAAGGATACACTTTTTTTCTGGGGTGGTACTGCCATATTCTCTTTCCTGATATTGTTCATCAACGAAAAAGTACATTATATCAATTGCAAAGGACTGGATTACCTGGCGATAATACTTGGAGGTGTCATGTATGGCTACATCGCCATGGCAGCCATTTATAAGCTAAGGCTGGTCAAACGTTCCTAA
- a CDS encoding YceI family protein has protein sequence MTTWKIDESHSEIGFKVKHLMITNVSGYFTRFSGEVLTESEDFHDATINFEAEANSIDTQNSQRDEHLKNGEFFDAGTFPKISFKSKKVKKVDGDRYKLLGDLTIKGQTHPIELDVEHGGVTVDPWGQQKAGFALKGRLHRTDFGLRWNATTEAGGIVLSDEVKLLMEVQLVKS, from the coding sequence ATGACTACCTGGAAAATTGATGAATCACACAGCGAAATCGGATTTAAGGTGAAACACCTGATGATTACCAACGTAAGTGGCTATTTCACCCGTTTCAGTGGTGAAGTATTGACAGAGAGCGAAGACTTTCATGACGCGACGATTAATTTTGAAGCAGAAGCAAACAGTATCGACACACAAAACAGCCAGCGCGATGAGCACCTGAAAAACGGAGAGTTCTTTGACGCGGGCACCTTCCCGAAAATCAGTTTCAAATCTAAAAAGGTAAAAAAAGTAGATGGCGACCGCTACAAGCTGCTTGGCGACCTGACCATTAAAGGACAGACACACCCCATTGAGCTGGATGTAGAACATGGCGGTGTTACCGTGGACCCATGGGGCCAACAAAAAGCCGGATTCGCCCTGAAAGGCCGTCTGCACAGAACCGATTTCGGCTTACGCTGGAACGCTACCACAGAAGCCGGCGGCATCGTACTCAGCGATGAAGTTAAGCTCCTGATGGAAGTGCAACTGGTGAAATCTTAG